CGTCGATCATTTTTTGATTTGCCTTTGTTGGATATGCGTATATATTTCTGTAGTCTCCATCTGATCATGTCCTAAAAACTGTCTCACTTGTTGTAATGGCATTCCTCCTTCTAATAAATGACTTGCTATGCTGTGCCTAAGATTGTGTATGCTGATTGTTTTGTTTTTAATTCGCTCATTTGCTGTTCTGTGGATGATCATTTTTAGAATCCTATTATAGGTGTCTTTTTGCATTCTTCTACCTCTCTGATTGAGTATAAAACTTTGACTCTCTTTCGTGTTCTCATAGATTCTAACTTCATTTAAATAATCATCGAGATCCTTGATAACTCCTGGCGATAATGGCATTACTCTGCGTTTATTATTCTTACCTCTAGGTACTATTAGAACACCCTCTTTGATCTTGATGTCATCCATATTACATTGTACCATTTCGGATACTCTTAGTCCACACCCATAAGCTAAACTTAATATCGCCCGCTCTAATAAACTTTCGGTATGGGTATATAATTCTATAATTTCCGACTGACTCAATATCGCTCGATCTGTCTTATGTTTGGGATAGGGTATTTTAATGGTGCTTACTGGATTTATTTCTATCTCTCCATATTGAAGCCGCATATTAAAATAGGATTCTACAACACTCATGTATTCATGAATGGTTTTTGGATTAAGTATAGATCCATTTCGCTTATTGGGCCTATTACATATGTAGTTGTAATATGTCCTTATGTTTTCCTCTGTGATTTCTTCAACTTGTTCTATCCCTCGTATCTGTTGTTGTTCGAAGAATTCTGCCAATTGATTGCATTTGATTCTTACACCATGTGCATTATATCCCAGAGTATTCAGATGATTTTTGTATTTTTCTATCTGTTCTTGATAATATTTTACCTTAAGCCAATTCATATTTTTTTATACCCCCTTGTTCCTTTTTGCGAACACCGAACACCAGCCCTTTTTGACATAAAACGCCCTGTTTATCGATACCCTGGTGTTCGGTCTGGCGTTCGGTCGATACCGAACACCAGAGGGTGTTCTCTATATTTAAAGATTTTGTAATTGTGTATTAAGACTGTCTTTGATCCTCGTCCTTATGCCTTGCATATTGTCCCAGTACGCTATCTGATACGTAAATCCTCGATTGGCAAAGCCTCTTTGTTTCAAATATTCCAGTTGCACCAATTTATTGATATAAAAATGTTGCTGTGTCTTCTTGATACCTGTGGCATTCATGATTTCGAATCTGTTAAACTCATAACTTATTTCTCCATTGACAGAGCCCTTGTTTTTCTCCTTTACAAAAGATTTGAGCTTTTCAAAAAACTGTCTCAAGCTTCCATCCAGTTCATCTACTTTAAGAATTATACTTTCGAATAATATTTCACAGGCTATTTGCAAATCTTCTTTCTCTGTGATCAATCTTCCTTGGTTGTCTTGTTTGCGTTGATATTGATTGATGATCGTTATTTGCTTGACAATACTCTGATACATTTCATTGAGTCGTCTGATCTTATGGGCATCATCTGGAAGATGGATTTTGTTTGCGTAGGGATTGATAATTTTGTAGGGCTTTAATAATCGTATGCAGTTTTGTAAGAATAAATTTGTTTTTTCTTCTTCGCGCTCGTTGATTTGTCCGGCATATTTTTGGTTTTGATAGTTGATGATTCTCTGTGTTTGTTCTCGGCTCTCGTCAACGGCGATTACAAAGCTCCTGCTAATATTATCTTCGTAATAATCACCTCGTGTCGTGCAGGCTATACTCGCTATAGGTCCTCTTACCGTTCGTTCTGTACTGCGGATATTTCCATCATCAAATTTCTGACTCGTACTGCTGATTAATATATCATTGCTCATCAGTTCTCTTAATGCTAGTAACGCTTCTTCTTTCAATCCGTCGATATCTTCGAAGCATAAGAATCTATTCACCAAATCATATTCTCCATAATTATAAAAGCTGCTTTCTGTCACTCGTGTGAATCGCTTCACATCTTCTTGTGGAATAAGATTTCCTATGATTTTTAATAGTCTGGTTTTGCCGCTTCCGGAGCTTCCTTGAATTAAAGCATGCAACGTCTCTTTCATCTTATAACTCGTAGCAATTACAAACAATAATATTCGGGTGTTCTCTTCACCAATTACACCGCATTGACCTATAAGTTTGTTGATGTTTGTTAAACAATTTGTTTGCTTTAGGAATTCGATACAGGCTTTAGTATTAATCTCATTGACCTGTGTTTTTATTCTTTCTGTACCATTCTTTGGTGTCGTTGTATTTCTATAATGTTCTAGTAATTTAGTGAGTATCATAAGGTCTCTTTGAATCTTCTCTTTTGTCACATGCAATACCTCCGCAGCAGCTTCTGCCGTGGTTTGGATTTGTTTGTATTCATATAGATCTAACTTTGATCTGTAGTCGATTCCTTCTTTAATATTTATAATTTGTAAGCTTATTTTTAGGCTATCGAGTAGTGGTTTGATACTGCCTTTGATCTCATATCGCATTCCTACTGATTCATAGCTTATATTGTTTGGGTTCTCGGTATTTAGATTTTCACTTTTGGCATAGTCATCAGTCGTCAGTCGCAAGTCATCAGATTTTTTTCAATTGAAATTTCTTCAGTTGAAAATAAAAGCTCTTGAACTTTACCTTCGCAATTGATTGGTTTTCGTTGCTCTATTAAATGTTGCAATACCTCTAATTTGGAATGACTAACTAATAAGCTATTTACATCTTCGCCGTCTGGAGTATTTACTATACTGATCTTAATATTAGCAAGCATTTCTTTAATTACAATCGCATATTTATTTACTGCCACCTTTCCGCTTTCGTCTCCATCAAAAAAGAAAATTACTTCCTCCAGTTCTTTAAGATTTCTAATCGCTTCCTGATGTTCTTCCGTCAATCCATTCGTCCCATATGCAGCCACAATACTATACTGTTGTGTGATTGCAGCATTTTGTAACAGAGTGGCAGCATCAATGATCGCTTCTGTAATAATCAGTCCCTTTGTATTTTGATGAGGGTAGTGCGGATATAATCCGCTTCTATCTTTAAATAATAGTGTTTACTTTCCTTATCGTTTATTGTACTGCGGAAGTATAATCCTGCAACCTGATTTTGTGAATTCTTCAGTGCAAACACAATGCAATTCTTTGCAAATATCTGATAGTTGCCTCTCGATGCATCTTCAGTCAATAATCCAACCTTGACTAAACTCTTAATCAATTCTTTGTTATCTCGATTCGTATAATGGAACTGTCCTGCATTATAGCCTACTTCGATTTGATTCGGATCCAAGTTTCTGCTTTTTAGGTATTCCAGTGCAGGGACGCTGCTGTTTAATCCATTTTTGAAGTAGATAAATATCTTTGTTAGCACATCAGTCCGGATAAATTCTTCACTCGGCTTTACTTGTTCATCAACCATTATCAATTGACCATTAATCATTGTTTTGGCCTTTTCTATTGCTTCGTGTTTGGTGATAGATTCCTTATACATAATAAAGTCTATCACATCCAGACTCTTCCCATGCGTCCTACAATTACTACTAAAACAATACGCTGTATTCGTCTTCGTATAGATCTGCATGCTCGGTGTCTTGTCATCATGGAATGGACATCTCATTCTTTGGTGTATAATCCGGAGCAAAGTGACCCACTAAATCCGGAGCAAGGTGACCCACCAAATCCGGAGTAAAGTGACCCACTAAATCCGGAGCAAAGTGACCCACTAAATCCGGAGCAAAGTGACCCACCCTAAGGTCTTATAGGAATTGATGTATATAATGTGGTATTTGGTTTATTAAAGCCAAATATCATGTCAGCAAAACCAAAGCAAATGCATCAAATCAGAACAATCTTCCAATTAAAGAATGCGGGCTTTAGCATCCGCAAGATCGCCAATCAAACGGGTATGTCTCGAAATACAATCCGGGAATACTTGAGATTAATCGAATCCATAGGAATTGATCATAAAGCTGCATTAGAGCTGTCTGATGAGGAT
This region of Candidatus Vicinibacter affinis genomic DNA includes:
- a CDS encoding tyrosine-type recombinase/integrase, whose amino-acid sequence is MNWLKVKYYQEQIEKYKNHLNTLGYNAHGVRIKCNQLAEFFEQQQIRGIEQVEEITEENIRTYYNYICNRPNKRNGSILNPKTIHEYMSVVESYFNMRLQYGEIEINPVSTIKIPYPKHKTDRAILSQSEIIELYTHTESLLERAILSLAYGCGLRVSEMVQCNMDDIKIKEGVLIVPRGKNNKRRVMPLSPGVIKDLDDYLNEVRIYENTKESQSFILNQRGRRMQKDTYNRILKMIIHRTANERIKNKTISIHNLRHSIASHLLEGGMPLQQVRQFLGHDQMETTEIYTHIQQRQIKK